The following DNA comes from Pieris napi chromosome 18, ilPieNapi1.2, whole genome shotgun sequence.
ACTCCAATTCGTCCTTTTCATCGAAGCGGCCTGGATTATGCGGGtcctattttaataagaacatCCAAAGGCAGAGGCCATCGAGCATACAAAGgatatgtatgtttgtttgtGTGTATGGCAACTAGAGCAGTACATTTGGAGGTTGCAAGCGACCTTACAGCGCAAGGATTTTTGGCCGCATTCAAGCGTTTCGTGGCCAGACGTGGGCATTGTGCTGACCTATACAGTGATAATGGTACAAATTTTGTAGGTGCCGCACGCGAACTCAAAACATTGTGGTCCCAAGAAAAGTCATCATTGGCAATAGAAATTGCTGAGAGTTTGGCAACAAATGGAACAACATGGCATTTTATTCCACCTCATGCTCCACATTTCGGTGGATTATGGGAGGCTGGAATAAAATCCACCAAACACCACCTAAAACGAGTGATAGGTACTCAGACGTTGACCTTTGAAGAGATGAGCACTCTTCTGTACCAAATAGAAGCCTGTCTCAATTCCAGACCATTGTCACAATTAAGTGTGAACTCACAAGATCCTACACCTCTTACCCCAGGACATTTTCTTGTCGGCGAGCCATTGGTTTTGGTGCCGGACAGCAATTATGAAACCTCATCGGTTTCTTCACTAAAGCGCTGGCAGCTAACGCAACAGTTGCTGCAGCATTTTTGGCGTAGGTGGTCAAATGAATATCTCACGCAGTTCATGCAACGTTATAAATGGGCACATCAAAAACCAGAACCGAATGTTGGTGATATTGTTTTAGTTCGAGAGGATAATCTTCCTCCAGCAAAATGGTTATTAGGGATTATAACGGATAAACATGCAGGTTCGGACAATATTACGAGGGTTGTTAGTCTTAAATGTAAGGATGTTATCGTTAAGCGTCCTATAACCAAATTATGTGTATTGCCTGTGACGAAGTAAGATATTTGGGTAAATCTGATgttatcgttttttttttttttttgttgttgtataatataataggtatGTTGTCACTTCTAGCTACTGTGAAAGGCTTGTACGAACTCTTTAAACTCTATTACAGTCCACTACGATTACTTGTTTACAGTTTACTCACGGTGGGCGGAGGTGATGTACATTCTGTCCATGGTGGGCGGtatgtttaaacaattatagttCTATGTTCAACCAATAGATGTCGTCTGTGGTTGCTTGAATCGCGGTATGTTTAAATGattatagttttatgttgAACCAATAGATGTCGCCTGTGGTTCCTTGAATCGCGGTATCGTTATGattcaaaaatagtataagtatctcaattgttttttgtattaaatcatCTCAGCCTTGGGAATGGTGTTTTATTGTTCACAATGTTTTCATTACTGTTGATGCCAACCCCCACGACACCTCAGAGACTCAGGCCTGCACAGgatattatgtttatgtgtTCGTTTTAGGGATGAGACATACTTGCAAAATTCAATACCAGGGCTTCCAAGTACGAGTATGTAAAAATACCAGGTACGAAAACCaggtataaaaatacttgaaaGTATTTGGTGGCAATCGTATCGTACAGTGTGTGTACCACAATCTTGCAcggctttttataaatgaaatcttTCCTTCCtactttgttttgttaatcACAGGCTTAGGACTGTCTGCTACTAATAGTGTTACGGTCATTTATCAGCTAGTTGTGAAATATAGTATTAGCAGGCGTAGTTAAaagatttcatttcattttatatatgtacaacttttttttattatatatatatatatatatagaattctcaatcatcattttttattttgttggaGAAACAACAATTGCTCTAATTTTCGACTCCCGAGTCGGGATCTCCTTTCCGTCAATATGTTCCCTGCTACTGAAAATAGACGTTCGCAAGGCACGCTAGAAGCCattgcatttaatttaattttggctAGTTTGGCTAAATTTGGATATATTTGCTGATTTATTCGCCACCATTCCAAAGGATTTGTGTCTGGAGACAAAACTGTGtcatctaaatatttttgcgtCTCAATTATGGCTCTGCTATTGGCTGTGCCAGCTGGCCGCACATTGtgcatttgtttattatagtgTTTCCATAATAGGCTGTTAGATTTTTTCCCCTGGCTATCTGATATATTAGAAGTGGATGCTGAAGActgatttttttcattttcatttatcaTCGCGGTTACTAAGCCCACAATATACTTTTTAGTGCTGTCTGCAACATTTTCGTTCTCAAAGTATAACTTGTATCTCGGGTCTAAAAACATAGCGACGGTATAAGTTCGGCTTTGTTCCAAATTAGAAAACCGCGTGCCTATTTCTGAAAGCAGATCCTGTCGACACATTTCCACTTCATCAGGAAAaatgtcaatattattttcttgccGATATGTCTGACTTGCGATTTCTTTGAGAGCGTTGGTAAGACCAATCGTTAAGGGGATAACCGAGCTTCCACTAACATACTTCTGTCCGCTCATCTCTCTTGTCACTTCTTCACATGGTTGTAACACTACTACCAAAGACTGGCAAATGTCCCATTCATATGTAGTAAGATTAATCAAATTGCCAGTGTCTAAATTACTCAAAGCACATTTGATTTCGTCTTTCAGTTCGACAAACCTCTCTATCATGTAAAATGTGGAGTTCCACCTTGTAGCGACATCTTGAATTGGCCTCTTCACTACTTTATTGGCCTGCTCCtggtacttttttaatttattccagGCTAAATTACTTCTTTTGAAGTAGGATACTATGGCTTTTACTTTGCCTATTATGCTATTTACGTTTGAGTGGGATAACACTTTTTGTACTGCTAGGTTAAGTGTGTGTGCATAACAGCCAAAATGTCTCCATTCTAATTGAAGTAtggcattttttatattagccCCGTTGTCCGACACTACAAGGAGGACCTTATCTAAAATGTTCCAATCTTGAGCCACATTTCTTAATTCTTGTGCTATATGAAGTGCCGTGTGACTGCTCTCAAATACTTTACATTCCAGTAAAACCGACTGAAggataaaatttttatctacGTAATGACCCGTAACGGCTAGGTAAGAATCATTATTTCGTGACGTCCACATATCGGTCGTTAAACATACACTTTTTGCATCTTCATTTAAAgctgtttttgtatttatctttatttcttcATATAGCCCCGGCAATAAATTATTGGCGAAATACTTTCGTGATGGTATTGTATAATTTGGGAaagcaaaatttattaattcgcGAAATCCTTTGTCTTCTACTATTGAAAAAGGCTGTAAGTCCCATATGaacaaattcattaaatgatcatcaatttgtttttttattttttgacaatcGCGCCGAAGGAATGCTGTAATACTGGATGGGTTCGGATTGGACCTTATCGTATTAGATGCGATAGTTTGTATAGCAGTATTGACTGCCGTAATTTGTGCAGTTTGTGAAGTATGCGCCTGTACCTCTTGTTCTTCTTGACGATCCACTTGTTGTTCCCTTCTCACTAAGTTAACGGaaatatgttttctttgtACATGCTTGGTAAGGTTTGACACTCCTGATTTGTATGAGATAATGACTTTGCACATTTTGCATTCAGCTTTATTTTCACCTTTGTCCACAAAATGATCCCAAGCCAAACTTTTCTTTGGAGCCATGGTTTgtgactatattattatttagcacAAGTTTCTACCTATCTAACTAtgtattttaactattatctAATAACGAAAACacagttttatttacactcTATTACCTATTTAGAGTTCAAAAATCGTCTGTCCATTAAACTCGcgaaactaaactaaacacagaattaaaaaaataacagttttataCATCTATACACTCACTATTAATAGTTCgaaaattgtctttaaattcaataaacttcggaaaaaatatttgtaacttaACTATTATCTAATGACGAAATCacagttttatttacactcTATTACCTATTTCGAGTTCAAAAATTGTCGGTCCTTTAAACTCGcgaaactaaactaaacacagtattaaaaaaataacagttttatacatttatacactcactaatttatattatataataaatcgaaaattgactttaaaatcaataaactcCCGAAAAATTGCTTGTAATTTAGGTCACGGTTAGTCGTTGACGTAACAAGCTCGCACTCAAATCACAActgacaaaaaataaaaaaacggaAACTAAACTATTACTTGAAATAAACAAACTTTAAGTGGCacataagtatattttttaaaacaatacttttGTACACGCAATTATGTGTCTTTTGTGTATAGACATAAGAATGAATAGCGTGAACTAGTCAAAAGAAAGAGTAAAGTTACGATTATTGAAtgttaatacaattatgttcCTTATTTTGATCAGTATATGACGGTTATTTGTAAACGAAGGGCTCACGgcaaaatactaaaatacttGCATAGGAAATTGACTCGTGTTACTTTAAGAATAAAGACCATAATCGTCTcagtgaaaaaaatacttgcaAGTTTCACGTATTTTTTGTTGCAAATACGATTCTgcttcttatttatataataagatgGATCGATTTCCTATGCAAGTATTTTTTAGCCCTGTGCCCGATAGCACAGCAAATACTTTAGTTTTTGCAAGTATTTCTCGCGGCTTTATCGGCGCCGccaaaatactaaaatacttGCATAGGAAATTGACTCGTGTCACTTTAAGAATAAAGACCATAATGGTCTcagtgaaaaaaatacttgcaAGTTTCACGTATTTTTTGTTGCAAATACGATTCTGCttcttatttgtataataagaTGGATCGATTTCCTATGCAAGTATTTTCTCGCCCGATAGCACAGCAAATACTTTCATACTTGCAAGTATTTCCTTCCCGTACCAGGGCGCCGTCCTTCGAAGCAAAGCCCTGGTTTACAAACCTGGTATGGTAAATACGTCTCACTCCTAGTTCGTTTGAAAACACCCGTGCACTGCACGGGTATCCTGTGCACtgatattatgtttatgttagGGATGTCGGAAATGCAATAAAGTATCGATATATATTGtatcgataatttttgaatatatcAATATCGATATATCGATATATCGGTGtgataggaaaaaaaaaatatttggccTAATCTACTTCAATCATCTTACATTACTAGATAAATACTAATCAATAgacatcatttttaaattttttaaatcaaggacaacaataaaaaatattaattatttattaatcaaaccaATATTTATCTGATACAGACATAAGAAAAACTCTTTGATTTACATGCTCGGCTGTAAGCCGACTTCTGTTATTGGGTACTGCGAGATTTACAGCAGATGCCACTCTCTTTGAGGAAACCGAGGACGCAGGCGATATCAAATACTTTAGAGCTATGTCGGAAAGGACTGGAGTAAAATGACGACAATCAAACCAGAATTTTGTAGGATTCTCTTTTCTGGGTATTATAGGCTGATCTAGATATTGCTTTAGTTCGCTAGGCATACCATCACTGGTTGAAAGTAAACTGGAGGTTGCTGCAGCAATATctatcataattttttcatgTCCAGACCACAACGACGGCGAAGAATTTTCTGAATTTGGAATTATGGTAGTGGTTGTCGTTGTGGGTCTGAGTTCAGGCGAAAGTTGTCCTCTACGtctatgttctaaacgtattTCTTTTGATAATGCGGTTATTGCAGTGGAAACAGCTAGTgctgaattaaaatgaatacgCTTAAAGCGAGGGTCTAAAATTGTTGCTATAGCAAGATGTAAATGTCGCTCTAGTGGTTCTAGTT
Coding sequences within:
- the LOC125058571 gene encoding zinc finger BED domain-containing protein 4-like, with the protein product MAPKKSLAWDHFVDKGENKAECKMCKVIISYKSGVSNLTKHVQRKHISVNLVRREQQVDRQEEQEVQAHTSQTAQITAVNTAIQTIASNTIRSNPNPSSITAFLRRDCQKIKKQIDDHLMNLFIWDLQPFSIVEDKGFRELINFAFPNYTIPSRKYFANNLLPGLYEEIKINTKTALNEDAKSVCLTTDMWTSRNNDSYLAVTGHYVDKNFILQSVLLECKVFESSHTALHIAQELRNVAQDWNILDKVLLVVSDNGANIKNAILQLEWRHFGCYAHTLNLAVQKVLSHSNVNSIIGKVKAIVSYFKRSNLAWNKLKKYQEQANKVVKRPIQDVATRWNSTFYMIERFVELKDEIKCALSNLDTGNLINLTTYEWDICQSLVVVLQPCEEVTREMSGQKYVSGSSVIPLTIGLTNALKEIASQTYRQENNIDIFPDEVEMCRQDLLSEIGTRFSNLEQSRTYTVAMFLDPRYKLYFENENVADSTKKYIVGLVTAMINENEKNQSSASTSNISDSQGKKSNSLLWKHYNKQMHNVRPAGTANSRAIIETQKYLDDTVLSPDTNPLEWWRINQQIYPNLAKLAKIKLNAMASSVPCERLFSVAGNILTERRSRLGSRKLEQLLFLQQNKK